A genomic window from Peptococcus niger includes:
- a CDS encoding EutN/CcmL family microcompartment protein, translated as MLTAKLIGRVWATRKTESLSGFKLMRAEIIGGNRAGEELVVVDIISAGIGERVLITTGSSARRMLGDDSIPVDAAVVGIIDEDCIF; from the coding sequence CTGTTAACGGCAAAATTAATTGGACGTGTGTGGGCAACACGAAAAACGGAAAGCCTCAGCGGATTTAAATTAATGCGTGCAGAAATCATAGGCGGCAATCGTGCCGGTGAGGAATTGGTTGTGGTGGATATTATTAGCGCCGGCATTGGCGAAAGAGTACTCATCACAACAGGCTCATCAGCGCGACGTATGCTAGGTGATGACAGCATCCCTGTAGATGCAGCAGTGGTCGGTATTATAGACGAGGATTGTATATTTTA
- a CDS encoding BMC domain-containing protein — MARYYGEEAIGLIETVGMVPALYALDKMLKAADVELISYENIGSTLVTVVVKGDVAACERAVTAGAQAAAAIGKLTAENVMKRPIRAVGDIVSVHDIDAG; from the coding sequence ATGGCGCGATATTATGGTGAAGAAGCCATTGGCTTAATTGAAACGGTGGGCATGGTGCCGGCTTTATATGCGTTGGATAAAATGCTAAAGGCGGCAGATGTTGAATTAATCAGCTATGAGAACATTGGATCAACCTTGGTCACAGTTGTCGTTAAAGGCGATGTCGCTGCTTGCGAACGAGCGGTAACAGCCGGCGCTCAAGCCGCTGCCGCCATCGGTAAGTTGACTGCAGAGAATGTTATGAAGCGCCCCATTCGTGCGGTAGGCGATATTGTTTCCGTGCACGATATTGATGCCGGATAG
- a CDS encoding BMC domain-containing protein — MGIPEKRTHERIIQESVPGKQVTLAHVIAHPMQDIYERLGIEGRGAIGILTLTPVETAIIAADVATKASDVEIGFLDRFTGSVIISGDVESVATALQAVTETLCDLLGFDTVAVTRT, encoded by the coding sequence ATGGGCATTCCTGAGAAACGGACACATGAACGCATTATTCAGGAGAGTGTGCCGGGCAAACAAGTGACCTTGGCCCACGTCATCGCTCATCCGATGCAGGACATATATGAGCGGCTGGGCATTGAAGGCCGGGGTGCCATCGGTATTTTAACCTTAACGCCTGTGGAAACAGCTATTATTGCAGCAGATGTTGCCACTAAAGCATCTGATGTGGAGATTGGTTTTTTGGACCGTTTTACCGGTTCAGTCATTATCAGTGGTGATGTGGAAAGTGTTGCCACAGCTCTTCAAGCAGTGACGGAGACGCTATGTGACTTACTGGGATTTGACACTGTAGCTGTGACGCGTACATGA
- the cutC gene encoding choline trimethylamine-lyase — protein MDLREFSKQLAEATRHMSGEEKAALARMFSQVTDQLNQTTPHGQTCTGGVISGGTQIPDDITPRLRRLKDNFLKQVPTITTHRARAITEITKENPGMPKAVLRAKCFKHCCETAPLVIQDDELIVGNPCGAPRAGAFSPDISWRWLEEELDTISSRPQDPFYISEEDKRYCREVLFPFWKGKSVDEYCEDQYREAGLWEMSGESFVSDCSYHALNGGGDSNPGYDVIVMKKGMLDIQNEAKEHLAQLDYANPEDLDKIYFYKAVVDTTEGVMIYARRLAAYAREKAAVESNPERKAELMQIAANCERVPAHKPETFWEAIQAVWIIESLLPVEENQTGMSIGRVDQYMYPLFEADLKSGRLNEFQAFELAGCMLIKMSEMMWITSEGGSKFFAGYQPFVNMCVGGVTRDGRDATNDLTYLLMDAVRHVKIYQPSLACRIHTKSPQKYMRKIVDVVRSGMGFPACHFDDTHIKMMLAKGVSIEDARDYCLMGCVEPQKAGRLYQWTSTSYTQWPVCIETTLNHGVPLWYGKQVTPDSGDISQFDTYEKFEAAVKEQIKWITRKTATATVISQRVHRELAPKPLMSILYEGCMEKGRDVSAGGAMYNFGPGVVWSGLATYADSMAAIKKLVYDDKKYTLQQLNQALVANFEGYDQVRTDCLNAPKYGNDDDYADFIAADLINFTEMEHRKYKTLYSILSHGTLSISNNTPFGEMTGASANGRLAWTPLSDGISPTQGADYKGPTAVIKSVSKLSNDNMNIGMVHNFKLIGGLLDTPEGENGLITLLRTACAYGNGEMQFNYLDNETLKKAQEKPEEYRDLVVRVAGYSAFFVELCKEVQDEIISRTVLKGF, from the coding sequence ATGGATTTACGCGAATTCTCCAAACAATTGGCGGAAGCTACGCGCCATATGTCCGGCGAAGAAAAAGCTGCCCTGGCGCGGATGTTTTCTCAGGTAACCGATCAGCTAAATCAAACAACACCGCATGGGCAGACTTGCACCGGTGGAGTTATTTCCGGCGGTACGCAAATTCCGGATGATATTACGCCACGTTTGCGTCGCCTGAAAGACAATTTTTTAAAACAAGTGCCTACGATTACGACCCACCGCGCTCGTGCCATTACCGAGATTACTAAAGAAAATCCGGGGATGCCAAAGGCGGTTTTGCGGGCAAAATGCTTTAAGCATTGCTGTGAAACAGCTCCTTTGGTGATTCAGGACGATGAACTCATTGTCGGGAATCCTTGTGGAGCACCACGGGCCGGCGCTTTTTCTCCGGATATTTCCTGGCGTTGGCTGGAAGAAGAATTGGATACCATCTCTAGCCGCCCGCAGGATCCGTTTTATATTTCTGAAGAAGATAAACGCTATTGCCGTGAGGTTCTCTTCCCCTTCTGGAAAGGAAAATCCGTTGACGAGTATTGTGAAGACCAATACCGTGAAGCAGGCTTATGGGAAATGAGCGGCGAATCTTTTGTATCCGACTGCTCTTACCACGCTTTAAACGGCGGCGGCGACTCCAATCCTGGGTATGACGTCATTGTCATGAAAAAAGGCATGCTGGATATTCAAAACGAGGCCAAAGAGCATTTGGCTCAATTGGATTATGCCAACCCTGAGGATCTAGATAAGATTTACTTTTATAAAGCCGTGGTGGACACCACGGAAGGGGTTATGATTTATGCTCGTCGGTTAGCGGCTTATGCCCGTGAAAAGGCTGCTGTTGAATCAAATCCGGAACGCAAGGCAGAATTGATGCAAATTGCAGCCAATTGTGAGCGTGTACCGGCGCATAAACCGGAAACCTTCTGGGAAGCCATTCAGGCTGTTTGGATCATTGAAAGTCTTTTGCCGGTAGAAGAAAACCAAACCGGTATGAGCATCGGGCGTGTGGACCAATATATGTACCCACTGTTCGAAGCAGACTTAAAAAGTGGTCGGCTGAATGAATTTCAAGCCTTTGAACTGGCTGGTTGCATGCTCATAAAAATGAGCGAAATGATGTGGATTACAAGTGAAGGCGGCTCTAAATTTTTCGCCGGCTACCAGCCCTTTGTCAATATGTGTGTGGGCGGGGTAACCCGTGATGGACGAGATGCCACCAATGACCTGACCTATCTTTTAATGGATGCGGTTCGTCATGTGAAAATCTACCAACCTTCTTTAGCTTGCCGTATTCATACGAAGAGCCCACAAAAATATATGCGTAAAATCGTTGATGTGGTCCGCAGCGGGATGGGTTTCCCGGCTTGCCACTTTGATGACACCCATATAAAAATGATGCTGGCCAAAGGCGTTTCTATTGAAGATGCCCGGGATTATTGCTTGATGGGGTGCGTGGAACCGCAAAAAGCAGGTCGTTTGTACCAATGGACGTCCACCAGTTACACCCAGTGGCCGGTATGCATTGAAACAACCTTGAATCACGGTGTACCGCTTTGGTATGGCAAACAGGTCACCCCTGATTCTGGTGACATCAGCCAGTTTGACACTTACGAAAAATTTGAAGCCGCGGTTAAAGAGCAAATTAAGTGGATTACCAGGAAAACCGCTACAGCAACTGTTATCAGCCAACGGGTTCACCGTGAATTGGCACCAAAACCCCTGATGAGCATTCTTTATGAAGGCTGCATGGAAAAGGGACGAGATGTATCTGCTGGCGGGGCAATGTATAACTTTGGCCCGGGGGTTGTATGGAGTGGCTTGGCCACCTATGCAGACTCGATGGCAGCCATCAAAAAACTGGTTTACGATGATAAAAAATATACCCTACAGCAGTTAAACCAAGCACTTGTGGCAAACTTTGAAGGTTATGATCAAGTGCGCACAGACTGCTTGAATGCTCCGAAGTACGGTAATGATGATGACTATGCTGACTTCATCGCAGCAGATTTAATCAACTTTACAGAAATGGAACACCGTAAGTATAAAACTCTGTATTCTATTTTATCTCACGGGACTTTGTCCATCTCTAACAACACCCCCTTCGGTGAAATGACCGGGGCTTCTGCAAATGGCCGCCTGGCTTGGACGCCCTTGTCTGATGGCATCAGCCCGACCCAAGGCGCTGACTATAAGGGGCCGACGGCTGTTATTAAATCTGTTTCCAAATTGTCGAATGACAATATGAATATTGGCATGGTTCATAACTTTAAACTCATTGGCGGCCTTTTGGATACTCCTGAGGGTGAAAACGGTTTAATTACCTTGTTACGGACGGCTTGTGCTTACGGCAACGGTGAAATGCAGTTCAACTATTTGGACAATGAAACGTTAAAGAAAGCACAGGAAAAACCTGAAGAATATCGAGATTTGGTCGTGCGTGTTGCCGGTTATAGCGCCTTCTTTGTTGAACTTTGTAAAGAAGTACAGGATGAAATCATTTCCCGGACGGTATTGAAGGGCTTTTAA
- a CDS encoding BMC domain-containing protein: MASEALGLIETFGLVYVLEAADAMVKAADVTCIGYENVASGYISVLVEGDVAACEQAVAAGVAAVEAMGTEVYSSVVIARPHEDLQKITQRYNFDQLLSE, encoded by the coding sequence ATGGCCAGTGAAGCGTTGGGATTGATTGAAACTTTCGGTCTCGTCTATGTATTGGAAGCGGCAGATGCTATGGTGAAAGCGGCAGATGTGACTTGCATCGGTTATGAAAACGTGGCGTCAGGTTATATCTCTGTTTTGGTTGAAGGAGATGTGGCCGCTTGCGAACAGGCCGTTGCCGCCGGTGTGGCTGCCGTTGAAGCCATGGGAACAGAAGTTTATAGCTCAGTGGTGATTGCGCGTCCTCATGAGGATTTGCAAAAAATCACCCAAAGGTACAATTTTGATCAATTACTCTCCGAATAA
- a CDS encoding BMC domain-containing protein: MDVRIIKHPSPATLEILDRRRGSREPIDLPEIDAIGLCQGKLIDMIVASDIAQKTVGVHVEDIRGSCPQNMILLAIYGETAAVEEAIDTIGKRLMKKG, translated from the coding sequence ATGGATGTTCGTATCATCAAACATCCTTCACCTGCAACACTGGAGATACTTGACCGTCGCCGGGGCAGTCGTGAGCCGATTGATTTGCCTGAAATTGATGCCATTGGTTTGTGTCAAGGGAAATTAATCGATATGATTGTCGCCAGCGATATCGCTCAAAAAACCGTAGGCGTACATGTGGAAGATATTCGTGGATCTTGTCCACAAAATATGATTTTACTTGCCATTTATGGTGAAACAGCTGCAGTTGAAGAGGCGATTGATACAATTGGGAAGCGATTAATGAAAAAGGGATGA
- the eutJ gene encoding ethanolamine utilization protein EutJ, with product MKHRFEKADQLVADFETVLKTPRHNATPPFYVGVDLGTACVVVVVLDAEKRPVAGKMQYADVVRDGMVVDYIGAVDIVRRMKDELEQELDTELVYAAAAIPPETGSIDGGAIKNVVESAGFQLTNLLDEPTAANAVLNITDGAIVDIGGGTTGISIFKDGHVTDVSDEATGGTHFSLVVSGAYKMPYDEAERFKRNPAHHKELLPVLAPVIDKVSAIVSHHVAGHAVDNIVLVGGTACLNGIEEIVERRTGIPTFKPQQPMFVTPLGIALNCQLPEEGN from the coding sequence ATGAAGCATCGCTTTGAGAAAGCTGATCAGCTGGTTGCTGATTTTGAGACGGTTTTAAAGACCCCTCGTCACAATGCGACACCACCTTTTTATGTGGGCGTGGACCTTGGAACAGCTTGTGTTGTGGTTGTCGTTTTAGATGCAGAAAAGCGTCCGGTTGCAGGTAAAATGCAATACGCTGATGTGGTTAGGGACGGCATGGTGGTTGATTACATCGGTGCGGTAGATATTGTGCGCCGCATGAAAGACGAACTGGAGCAAGAGCTGGATACAGAACTGGTCTATGCAGCAGCTGCCATTCCGCCGGAAACCGGATCAATTGACGGTGGTGCCATTAAAAATGTGGTGGAAAGTGCCGGATTTCAGTTGACCAATTTACTGGATGAACCCACTGCCGCCAATGCTGTTCTGAATATAACAGACGGTGCCATAGTGGACATTGGTGGTGGGACCACCGGCATATCAATATTTAAAGATGGCCATGTCACGGATGTTTCAGATGAAGCTACCGGAGGAACACATTTTTCTTTGGTGGTATCGGGAGCCTATAAAATGCCTTATGATGAAGCGGAGCGGTTTAAACGCAATCCGGCACATCATAAAGAGTTACTGCCTGTTTTAGCGCCGGTGATTGATAAGGTTTCAGCTATTGTCAGTCATCATGTAGCTGGCCATGCTGTGGACAACATTGTATTGGTTGGAGGGACCGCCTGCTTGAACGGTATTGAAGAAATCGTTGAACGCCGTACGGGCATTCCGACCTTTAAACCGCAACAGCCGATGTTTGTTACCCCTCTTGGGATTGCCTTGAATTGTCAATTGCCGGAGGAGGGAAACTAA
- a CDS encoding aldehyde dehydrogenase family protein: MPIIDNDLLSVQEARILAEQAREAQALLRALPASLTDAAVAAVLDLVRSEAKALAEQTVLETDYGNIEDKYIKLRFLCERMPQVLNGKNYRGILRPAYGGEIGEVGIARGPLVVILPSTNPVVTAAHILTVALKSGNVSIFVPPKRARNTLSAFFDKVSACLEKLGLPSNTVGFLHTVAAAGIRTLCEHPATGLIVNSCAPAAMPSVRASGKPFIYGSMGNNPVFVEKTANLPQAALDIISSRSFDHGLLPGAEQSIVVDIAVESAFAQAFAAAGAYFMNPDEAQALANVAFDNEGRYKSEFVGKNAVELARRAGFQVPDNKKVLVAKEPYVSQQSLYRKEKWAPILAWYPEADWEEACEKCIELLLDEDGGHSMVIYSRDEAVIEQFALRKPVGRLLINTPAAFGAIGMTTDLYPSFTLGSGNPKSGWSPDNLNPENLIYLRKLARPVRRIDAALAAYCGSVENICPISDKQVEDTAAGGVEDPLLDSFNAFLEVLSHQTY, encoded by the coding sequence ATGCCTATCATCGACAACGACCTTTTGTCTGTGCAAGAAGCGCGTATTTTAGCTGAACAGGCACGGGAGGCACAAGCTCTTTTGCGAGCCTTACCCGCCTCTCTAACCGATGCAGCGGTTGCAGCAGTACTGGACTTAGTTCGTAGTGAAGCAAAAGCTTTAGCAGAACAAACGGTTTTGGAGACGGATTACGGCAATATTGAAGATAAGTATATTAAACTGCGTTTTTTATGCGAACGCATGCCACAAGTGCTAAATGGAAAAAACTATCGAGGCATTTTACGACCTGCTTATGGGGGTGAAATCGGCGAAGTGGGCATTGCGCGTGGCCCCTTGGTGGTTATTCTGCCATCGACGAATCCGGTAGTGACAGCTGCCCATATATTAACGGTGGCTCTAAAAAGTGGTAACGTGAGTATTTTTGTTCCGCCTAAACGCGCACGGAATACATTAAGTGCTTTTTTTGACAAGGTGAGTGCATGCCTTGAGAAATTGGGATTGCCTTCAAACACAGTCGGCTTTTTGCACACAGTAGCAGCTGCCGGTATCCGGACCTTGTGCGAACACCCGGCGACGGGGCTTATCGTAAATTCTTGTGCCCCTGCGGCCATGCCTTCTGTGAGAGCATCCGGGAAACCATTTATTTATGGATCCATGGGCAATAATCCGGTATTTGTAGAAAAAACGGCAAATCTACCTCAAGCAGCTTTAGACATTATTTCCAGCCGATCTTTTGATCACGGGCTTTTGCCTGGAGCGGAACAAAGTATTGTCGTTGATATTGCTGTTGAAAGCGCTTTTGCCCAAGCTTTTGCTGCAGCCGGTGCTTATTTTATGAACCCTGATGAAGCACAGGCCTTAGCTAATGTTGCTTTTGATAATGAAGGACGTTATAAAAGCGAGTTTGTTGGCAAGAACGCTGTAGAATTAGCACGTCGAGCTGGGTTTCAGGTACCGGACAATAAAAAGGTGCTGGTTGCTAAAGAACCGTATGTTTCTCAGCAAAGCTTGTATCGAAAAGAGAAATGGGCGCCTATTTTGGCCTGGTATCCGGAGGCGGATTGGGAAGAAGCTTGTGAAAAATGTATAGAGCTTCTCCTGGATGAAGACGGCGGGCATAGCATGGTCATTTACAGTCGCGATGAAGCGGTTATTGAACAGTTTGCCTTGCGAAAGCCGGTAGGACGCCTACTTATCAATACTCCGGCAGCCTTTGGTGCTATTGGCATGACGACGGACTTGTATCCGTCATTTACACTGGGATCGGGCAACCCAAAGAGCGGATGGTCACCGGATAATCTAAATCCGGAAAATTTGATTTATCTGCGTAAGCTTGCACGTCCGGTGCGTCGCATTGATGCTGCCTTGGCGGCTTATTGCGGAAGTGTGGAAAATATCTGCCCAATATCAGACAAGCAAGTCGAGGATACGGCAGCGGGTGGAGTTGAAGATCCGTTGTTAGACAGTTTTAATGCTTTTTTAGAAGTTTTATCACATCAAACGTATTGA
- a CDS encoding EutP/PduV family microcompartment system protein, whose protein sequence is MIIGPEGSGKSYLAHLLEGSEAPLGKRQDPIYGSCTIDVPAAYLEHRWMAHHLIAMAQNQAACLVLLADADRNRQVYSHGFAKLFSCPTYGVVNLKDHEGKNTGFGRAQLVEAGVDKIFVVDFTVGESMQVFLDAIREAVREG, encoded by the coding sequence ATGATTATTGGGCCGGAAGGCTCGGGAAAATCCTACCTGGCACATTTGTTGGAAGGCAGTGAAGCGCCTCTGGGCAAACGGCAGGATCCTATTTATGGATCTTGTACCATTGATGTCCCGGCAGCCTATTTGGAGCATCGCTGGATGGCGCATCATTTGATTGCAATGGCGCAAAATCAAGCCGCCTGCCTGGTCCTTTTGGCCGATGCTGATCGTAACCGACAAGTGTACTCTCATGGGTTTGCAAAGCTGTTCAGCTGCCCTACTTATGGTGTTGTTAACCTGAAAGACCATGAGGGGAAAAATACTGGTTTTGGCCGGGCCCAGCTTGTTGAAGCAGGTGTTGATAAAATTTTTGTGGTTGATTTTACTGTCGGAGAAAGCATGCAAGTGTTTTTAGACGCTATCCGAGAAGCTGTAAGGGAGGGATAA
- the cutD gene encoding choline TMA-lyase-activating enzyme, whose translation MTARNTGPEREALIFNIQKYNTYDGPGVRTLIFFKGCPLRCRWCANPEGLERKVQIMFKAQACIHCGACAKVCPVGIHRMNAAGEHEVNREIDCIACGKCVAACPRQALSIVGERKTITELLEVVEEDRMFYEMSGGGVTLGGGECTAQPEAAISILAACKQAGINTAIETSGYTSESNILKIAEVCDLFLFDLKHMDPVKHMEWTGVNNEKILHNLALLLEKGYNVKIRMPLLKGINDSDEEFHQVAEFLAPYKLYKNFKGVDILPYHKMGVGKYPQVGKVYPIEGDPSLSEADLDRLEKILSHYDFKVDLIRH comes from the coding sequence ATGACGGCTCGAAACACCGGTCCTGAGCGGGAAGCGCTCATCTTCAACATTCAAAAATATAACACCTATGACGGACCCGGTGTGCGGACACTGATCTTTTTTAAAGGCTGTCCTCTGCGCTGTCGCTGGTGTGCCAATCCGGAAGGTTTGGAACGAAAAGTACAAATTATGTTCAAAGCGCAAGCCTGTATTCACTGCGGTGCCTGTGCTAAGGTTTGTCCGGTGGGCATTCATCGTATGAATGCAGCCGGAGAACATGAGGTAAACAGGGAAATTGATTGTATCGCCTGTGGAAAGTGTGTTGCAGCCTGTCCGCGACAAGCATTGTCGATTGTTGGTGAACGGAAAACCATTACCGAATTGTTGGAAGTTGTAGAAGAAGATCGCATGTTTTATGAGATGAGCGGTGGTGGTGTAACCTTGGGTGGTGGCGAGTGTACTGCCCAGCCGGAAGCGGCAATTAGCATACTGGCTGCTTGTAAGCAAGCGGGGATTAATACGGCCATTGAAACATCGGGCTACACCTCTGAATCCAATATTTTAAAAATTGCAGAGGTCTGTGACTTGTTCTTGTTTGACTTAAAGCACATGGATCCTGTTAAGCACATGGAATGGACCGGGGTCAACAACGAAAAAATCCTGCATAATTTAGCGTTGCTTTTAGAAAAAGGCTATAATGTTAAAATACGGATGCCGCTTTTAAAAGGCATTAACGATAGTGATGAAGAATTTCACCAGGTGGCTGAATTTTTAGCGCCGTATAAACTGTATAAAAACTTTAAAGGCGTGGATATCTTGCCCTACCACAAAATGGGGGTGGGGAAATATCCCCAGGTGGGGAAGGTCTATCCCATAGAAGGAGACCCCAGTCTCTCCGAAGCAGATTTAGATCGGCTGGAAAAGATTCTTTCTCATTATGATTTTAAGGTTGACTTGATACGGCATTAA